Proteins co-encoded in one Populus trichocarpa isolate Nisqually-1 chromosome 10, P.trichocarpa_v4.1, whole genome shotgun sequence genomic window:
- the LOC7477058 gene encoding two-component response regulator ARR11 isoform X1: MMENGFSSPRNDSFPAGLRVLVVDDDPTWLKILEKMLKRCSYEVTTCGLARDALNLLRERKGGYDIVISDVYMPDMDGFKLLEHVGLEMDLPVIMMSVDGETSRVMKGVQHGACDYLLKPIRMKELRNIWQHVFRKKIHEVRDIEILEGIESFQMTRNGSDLYEDGHFLCGEDLTLIKKRKDIESKHDEKDIGDNTSAKKARVVWSVELHQKFVKAVNQIGFDTTSLSCFYRAMTSNVCLAEVGPKKILDLMNVPRLTRENVASHLQKYRLYLSRLQKGNDFNNPVGMIKQSDSPLSDSAGSFGSQNSINLQPTDVSNGCYGFSVSSLVLHNVDPRSHNGDRKILVTTPVAEPKRGVTVDAPNPRKPRISQMEFGHPLAPHFNDGFSHLPMPGQKQLTRADYPQPARAISSAHSLTEREIGCPVKIKPSRNDYGSNASHVSSTANAVDSIPLQTKTNSTNHQVSSTSSMENQGLNMNCLTDVESSRKNINLGMPPFAPLDEDLQVRFVPGDYYMNLGLQNIEVPEYFDPSLLTDVPIHLNDGLRFDYEFYDPTEYSLIDQSLFI; encoded by the exons ATGATGGAGAATGGTTTCTCCTCTCCCCGGAATGATTCGTTTCCTGCTGGTCTCCGTGTTCTCGTTGTCGATGATGATCCCACCTGGTTAAAAATCCTTGAAAAGATGCTCAAGAGATGCTCTTATGAAG TGACCACCTGCGGTTTGGCAAGAGATGCTTTGAACCTACTTCGTGAGAGGAAAGGTGGATATGACATTGTAATCAGTGACGTCTACATGCCTGACATGGATGGTTTCAAACTGTTAGAGCATGTTGGACTGGAGATGGATCTTCCCGTAATTA TGATGTCTGTTGATGGAGAGACGAGCAGGGTGATGAAAGGTGTCCAACACGGAGCTTGTGATTATCTTCTTAAGCCTATACGAATGAAAGAACTCCGGAATATATGGCAGCATGTATTCAGAAAGAAAATAcacgaggtaagagatattgaaATTCTCGAAGGGATCGAAAGTTTTCAAATGACTAGAAATGGATCAGATCTATATGAGGATGGCCATTTTCTCTGTGGAGAAGACCTTActttgataaagaaaagaaaagatatcgAAAGCAAGCACGATGAAAAAGACATTGGTGATAATACTTCTGCAAAGAAAGCTAGAGTAGTTTGGTCTGTAGAACTTCATCAGAAATTTGTCAAAGCAGTAAATCAGATAGGATTTGATA CCACATCTTTGTCATGCTTCTACAGAGCAATGACAAGTAATGTCTGTTTGGCAGAAGTTGGTCCAAAGAAAATACTTGACTTGATGAATGTGCCGCGTTTGACAAGGGAAAATGTCGCTAGCCATTTGCAG AAATACCGTCTCTATTTGAGTAGATTGCAGAAAGGAAACGATTTTAACAATCCCGTTGGTATGATAAAGCAGTCGGACTCACCTTTGAGTGATTCTGCTGGAAGTTTTGGCTCTCAGAATTCAATCAATTTGCAGCCAACTGATGTTTCAAATGGGTGCTACGGATTTTCTGTCAGTAGCTTGGTTCTTCACAATGTGGATCCCAGAAGCCACAATGGTGATAGAAAGATACTTGTTACAACGCCTGTGGCAGAACCCAAAAGAGGCGTAACAGTTGATGCTCCCAATCCTCGTAAACCCAGGATTTCACAGATGGAATTTGGCCATCCCCTTGCACCTCATTTTAATGATGGGTTTAGCCACCTACCAATGCCTGGTCAGAAGCAGCTTACACGAGCTGATTATCCACAGCCTGCTCGAGCCATCAGTTCTGCACATTCCTTGACAGAAAGAGAAATTGGTTGCCCTGTCAAAATTAAGCCTTCACGTAATGACTACGGCAGCAATGCCAGCCATGTAAGTTCAACAGCAAATGCAGTTGACTCTATCCCTCTTCAAACGAAGACCAACTCGACAAATCATCAAGTGTCAAGCACTTCTAGTATGGAAAATCAAGGCTTGAATATGAATTGCCTTACAGATGTGGAATCTTccagaaaaaacataaatttgggAATGCCGCCTTTCGCTCCTTTGGATGAGGACTTGCAAGTACGTTTTGTTCCAGGTGATTACTATATGAATCTCGGGCTCCAAAACATAGAGGTTCCGGAATATTTTGACCCAAGTCTTCTCACAGACGTACCGATACACTTGAATGATGGGCTGAGGTTTGACTATGAGTTCTATGACCCCACAGAATATTCTCTAATAGATCAAAGCTTGTTTATATGA
- the LOC7477058 gene encoding two-component response regulator ARR11 isoform X2, with the protein MMENGFSSPRNDSFPAGLRVLVVDDDPTWLKILEKMLKRCSYEVTTCGLARDALNLLRERKGGYDIVISDVYMPDMDGFKLLEHVGLEMDLPVIMMSVDGETSRVMKGVQHGACDYLLKPIRMKELRNIWQHVFRKKIHEVRDIEILEGIESFQMTRNGSDLYEDGHFLCGEDLTLIKKRKDIESKHDEKDIGDNTSAKKARVVWSVELHQKFVKAVNQIGFDKVGPKKILDLMNVPRLTRENVASHLQKYRLYLSRLQKGNDFNNPVGMIKQSDSPLSDSAGSFGSQNSINLQPTDVSNGCYGFSVSSLVLHNVDPRSHNGDRKILVTTPVAEPKRGVTVDAPNPRKPRISQMEFGHPLAPHFNDGFSHLPMPGQKQLTRADYPQPARAISSAHSLTEREIGCPVKIKPSRNDYGSNASHVSSTANAVDSIPLQTKTNSTNHQVSSTSSMENQGLNMNCLTDVESSRKNINLGMPPFAPLDEDLQVRFVPGDYYMNLGLQNIEVPEYFDPSLLTDVPIHLNDGLRFDYEFYDPTEYSLIDQSLFI; encoded by the exons ATGATGGAGAATGGTTTCTCCTCTCCCCGGAATGATTCGTTTCCTGCTGGTCTCCGTGTTCTCGTTGTCGATGATGATCCCACCTGGTTAAAAATCCTTGAAAAGATGCTCAAGAGATGCTCTTATGAAG TGACCACCTGCGGTTTGGCAAGAGATGCTTTGAACCTACTTCGTGAGAGGAAAGGTGGATATGACATTGTAATCAGTGACGTCTACATGCCTGACATGGATGGTTTCAAACTGTTAGAGCATGTTGGACTGGAGATGGATCTTCCCGTAATTA TGATGTCTGTTGATGGAGAGACGAGCAGGGTGATGAAAGGTGTCCAACACGGAGCTTGTGATTATCTTCTTAAGCCTATACGAATGAAAGAACTCCGGAATATATGGCAGCATGTATTCAGAAAGAAAATAcacgaggtaagagatattgaaATTCTCGAAGGGATCGAAAGTTTTCAAATGACTAGAAATGGATCAGATCTATATGAGGATGGCCATTTTCTCTGTGGAGAAGACCTTActttgataaagaaaagaaaagatatcgAAAGCAAGCACGATGAAAAAGACATTGGTGATAATACTTCTGCAAAGAAAGCTAGAGTAGTTTGGTCTGTAGAACTTCATCAGAAATTTGTCAAAGCAGTAAATCAGATAGGATTTGATA AAGTTGGTCCAAAGAAAATACTTGACTTGATGAATGTGCCGCGTTTGACAAGGGAAAATGTCGCTAGCCATTTGCAG AAATACCGTCTCTATTTGAGTAGATTGCAGAAAGGAAACGATTTTAACAATCCCGTTGGTATGATAAAGCAGTCGGACTCACCTTTGAGTGATTCTGCTGGAAGTTTTGGCTCTCAGAATTCAATCAATTTGCAGCCAACTGATGTTTCAAATGGGTGCTACGGATTTTCTGTCAGTAGCTTGGTTCTTCACAATGTGGATCCCAGAAGCCACAATGGTGATAGAAAGATACTTGTTACAACGCCTGTGGCAGAACCCAAAAGAGGCGTAACAGTTGATGCTCCCAATCCTCGTAAACCCAGGATTTCACAGATGGAATTTGGCCATCCCCTTGCACCTCATTTTAATGATGGGTTTAGCCACCTACCAATGCCTGGTCAGAAGCAGCTTACACGAGCTGATTATCCACAGCCTGCTCGAGCCATCAGTTCTGCACATTCCTTGACAGAAAGAGAAATTGGTTGCCCTGTCAAAATTAAGCCTTCACGTAATGACTACGGCAGCAATGCCAGCCATGTAAGTTCAACAGCAAATGCAGTTGACTCTATCCCTCTTCAAACGAAGACCAACTCGACAAATCATCAAGTGTCAAGCACTTCTAGTATGGAAAATCAAGGCTTGAATATGAATTGCCTTACAGATGTGGAATCTTccagaaaaaacataaatttgggAATGCCGCCTTTCGCTCCTTTGGATGAGGACTTGCAAGTACGTTTTGTTCCAGGTGATTACTATATGAATCTCGGGCTCCAAAACATAGAGGTTCCGGAATATTTTGACCCAAGTCTTCTCACAGACGTACCGATACACTTGAATGATGGGCTGAGGTTTGACTATGAGTTCTATGACCCCACAGAATATTCTCTAATAGATCAAAGCTTGTTTATATGA
- the LOC7477058 gene encoding two-component response regulator ORR26 isoform X4 produces MTTCGLARDALNLLRERKGGYDIVISDVYMPDMDGFKLLEHVGLEMDLPVIMMSVDGETSRVMKGVQHGACDYLLKPIRMKELRNIWQHVFRKKIHEVRDIEILEGIESFQMTRNGSDLYEDGHFLCGEDLTLIKKRKDIESKHDEKDIGDNTSAKKARVVWSVELHQKFVKAVNQIGFDTTSLSCFYRAMTSNVCLAEVGPKKILDLMNVPRLTRENVASHLQKYRLYLSRLQKGNDFNNPVGMIKQSDSPLSDSAGSFGSQNSINLQPTDVSNGCYGFSVSSLVLHNVDPRSHNGDRKILVTTPVAEPKRGVTVDAPNPRKPRISQMEFGHPLAPHFNDGFSHLPMPGQKQLTRADYPQPARAISSAHSLTEREIGCPVKIKPSRNDYGSNASHVSSTANAVDSIPLQTKTNSTNHQVSSTSSMENQGLNMNCLTDVESSRKNINLGMPPFAPLDEDLQVRFVPGDYYMNLGLQNIEVPEYFDPSLLTDVPIHLNDGLRFDYEFYDPTEYSLIDQSLFI; encoded by the exons A TGACCACCTGCGGTTTGGCAAGAGATGCTTTGAACCTACTTCGTGAGAGGAAAGGTGGATATGACATTGTAATCAGTGACGTCTACATGCCTGACATGGATGGTTTCAAACTGTTAGAGCATGTTGGACTGGAGATGGATCTTCCCGTAATTA TGATGTCTGTTGATGGAGAGACGAGCAGGGTGATGAAAGGTGTCCAACACGGAGCTTGTGATTATCTTCTTAAGCCTATACGAATGAAAGAACTCCGGAATATATGGCAGCATGTATTCAGAAAGAAAATAcacgaggtaagagatattgaaATTCTCGAAGGGATCGAAAGTTTTCAAATGACTAGAAATGGATCAGATCTATATGAGGATGGCCATTTTCTCTGTGGAGAAGACCTTActttgataaagaaaagaaaagatatcgAAAGCAAGCACGATGAAAAAGACATTGGTGATAATACTTCTGCAAAGAAAGCTAGAGTAGTTTGGTCTGTAGAACTTCATCAGAAATTTGTCAAAGCAGTAAATCAGATAGGATTTGATA CCACATCTTTGTCATGCTTCTACAGAGCAATGACAAGTAATGTCTGTTTGGCAGAAGTTGGTCCAAAGAAAATACTTGACTTGATGAATGTGCCGCGTTTGACAAGGGAAAATGTCGCTAGCCATTTGCAG AAATACCGTCTCTATTTGAGTAGATTGCAGAAAGGAAACGATTTTAACAATCCCGTTGGTATGATAAAGCAGTCGGACTCACCTTTGAGTGATTCTGCTGGAAGTTTTGGCTCTCAGAATTCAATCAATTTGCAGCCAACTGATGTTTCAAATGGGTGCTACGGATTTTCTGTCAGTAGCTTGGTTCTTCACAATGTGGATCCCAGAAGCCACAATGGTGATAGAAAGATACTTGTTACAACGCCTGTGGCAGAACCCAAAAGAGGCGTAACAGTTGATGCTCCCAATCCTCGTAAACCCAGGATTTCACAGATGGAATTTGGCCATCCCCTTGCACCTCATTTTAATGATGGGTTTAGCCACCTACCAATGCCTGGTCAGAAGCAGCTTACACGAGCTGATTATCCACAGCCTGCTCGAGCCATCAGTTCTGCACATTCCTTGACAGAAAGAGAAATTGGTTGCCCTGTCAAAATTAAGCCTTCACGTAATGACTACGGCAGCAATGCCAGCCATGTAAGTTCAACAGCAAATGCAGTTGACTCTATCCCTCTTCAAACGAAGACCAACTCGACAAATCATCAAGTGTCAAGCACTTCTAGTATGGAAAATCAAGGCTTGAATATGAATTGCCTTACAGATGTGGAATCTTccagaaaaaacataaatttgggAATGCCGCCTTTCGCTCCTTTGGATGAGGACTTGCAAGTACGTTTTGTTCCAGGTGATTACTATATGAATCTCGGGCTCCAAAACATAGAGGTTCCGGAATATTTTGACCCAAGTCTTCTCACAGACGTACCGATACACTTGAATGATGGGCTGAGGTTTGACTATGAGTTCTATGACCCCACAGAATATTCTCTAATAGATCAAAGCTTGTTTATATGA
- the LOC7477058 gene encoding two-component response regulator ORR26 isoform X5: MSVDGETSRVMKGVQHGACDYLLKPIRMKELRNIWQHVFRKKIHEVRDIEILEGIESFQMTRNGSDLYEDGHFLCGEDLTLIKKRKDIESKHDEKDIGDNTSAKKARVVWSVELHQKFVKAVNQIGFDTTSLSCFYRAMTSNVCLAEVGPKKILDLMNVPRLTRENVASHLQKYRLYLSRLQKGNDFNNPVGMIKQSDSPLSDSAGSFGSQNSINLQPTDVSNGCYGFSVSSLVLHNVDPRSHNGDRKILVTTPVAEPKRGVTVDAPNPRKPRISQMEFGHPLAPHFNDGFSHLPMPGQKQLTRADYPQPARAISSAHSLTEREIGCPVKIKPSRNDYGSNASHVSSTANAVDSIPLQTKTNSTNHQVSSTSSMENQGLNMNCLTDVESSRKNINLGMPPFAPLDEDLQVRFVPGDYYMNLGLQNIEVPEYFDPSLLTDVPIHLNDGLRFDYEFYDPTEYSLIDQSLFI, encoded by the exons ATGTCTGTTGATGGAGAGACGAGCAGGGTGATGAAAGGTGTCCAACACGGAGCTTGTGATTATCTTCTTAAGCCTATACGAATGAAAGAACTCCGGAATATATGGCAGCATGTATTCAGAAAGAAAATAcacgaggtaagagatattgaaATTCTCGAAGGGATCGAAAGTTTTCAAATGACTAGAAATGGATCAGATCTATATGAGGATGGCCATTTTCTCTGTGGAGAAGACCTTActttgataaagaaaagaaaagatatcgAAAGCAAGCACGATGAAAAAGACATTGGTGATAATACTTCTGCAAAGAAAGCTAGAGTAGTTTGGTCTGTAGAACTTCATCAGAAATTTGTCAAAGCAGTAAATCAGATAGGATTTGATA CCACATCTTTGTCATGCTTCTACAGAGCAATGACAAGTAATGTCTGTTTGGCAGAAGTTGGTCCAAAGAAAATACTTGACTTGATGAATGTGCCGCGTTTGACAAGGGAAAATGTCGCTAGCCATTTGCAG AAATACCGTCTCTATTTGAGTAGATTGCAGAAAGGAAACGATTTTAACAATCCCGTTGGTATGATAAAGCAGTCGGACTCACCTTTGAGTGATTCTGCTGGAAGTTTTGGCTCTCAGAATTCAATCAATTTGCAGCCAACTGATGTTTCAAATGGGTGCTACGGATTTTCTGTCAGTAGCTTGGTTCTTCACAATGTGGATCCCAGAAGCCACAATGGTGATAGAAAGATACTTGTTACAACGCCTGTGGCAGAACCCAAAAGAGGCGTAACAGTTGATGCTCCCAATCCTCGTAAACCCAGGATTTCACAGATGGAATTTGGCCATCCCCTTGCACCTCATTTTAATGATGGGTTTAGCCACCTACCAATGCCTGGTCAGAAGCAGCTTACACGAGCTGATTATCCACAGCCTGCTCGAGCCATCAGTTCTGCACATTCCTTGACAGAAAGAGAAATTGGTTGCCCTGTCAAAATTAAGCCTTCACGTAATGACTACGGCAGCAATGCCAGCCATGTAAGTTCAACAGCAAATGCAGTTGACTCTATCCCTCTTCAAACGAAGACCAACTCGACAAATCATCAAGTGTCAAGCACTTCTAGTATGGAAAATCAAGGCTTGAATATGAATTGCCTTACAGATGTGGAATCTTccagaaaaaacataaatttgggAATGCCGCCTTTCGCTCCTTTGGATGAGGACTTGCAAGTACGTTTTGTTCCAGGTGATTACTATATGAATCTCGGGCTCCAAAACATAGAGGTTCCGGAATATTTTGACCCAAGTCTTCTCACAGACGTACCGATACACTTGAATGATGGGCTGAGGTTTGACTATGAGTTCTATGACCCCACAGAATATTCTCTAATAGATCAAAGCTTGTTTATATGA